GGCTTCCGAGCTTGTCATGGTAGATTTTTGGGCCGTATGGTGTGGTCCGTGTCAGATGGTTGCACCCATCGTCGACGAATTGGCAAACGAGTATGCAGGCAAACTCAAAGTTCGCAAGCTGAATACGGATGAAAACCCGGAAGTCGCTGGTCGGTATCAGGTGATGAGCATACCCACCATCTTGTTTTTTAAGAATGGCCAACCGGTTGAGAAGCTGGTGGGGGCCAGACCGAAACGTCAATTCAAAGAAATGATCGATGCACTCCTGGCCCAACATGCGGGGACTGCCTAGTACTACTTGCCGCAGCCATGCTCACTGAGCTGCGAATCACCAACTTTGCCGTCATCGAAACCCTGAGTCTGACTCTCGACTCAGGGTTCACGGTGCTGACCGGAGAGACCGGGGCAGGTAAGTCGCTGTTAATCGATGCCGTTATGCTCCTGGTTGGGGGTCGGGCCTCGAGTGATCAAATCCGATTTGGAGAAGATGAAGCGCAGCTCGAAGCGTCGTTTGACATACCCTCCTCTCATCCCCTCCGTGCGCAACTAAGAAATCAGGATATTCTTGGCCCACACGACTCCACGCTGGTGATCCGGCGCGTCATTGCCCGATCCGGAAGGAACAGGGTCTATTTGAATGGCATGTTGACGCCGGTCCATGTGTTGGAGGAGTTTGCCGGAACTCTGATTGATATTCATGGTCAGCATGACCAACAGTCTCTCTTGTCCAGCGCGGCTCAGCTTGAGGTGCTGGATGCCTTCGGACAAGTACGTGAGTTGCGCGAGCAGTATCGAGCCATTCATCAAGGATGGATCCGTTCCCGTCAAGCGCGTACCGAACTTGCGACGATCATTCAGCAGCGTGCGCAGCAGGAAGACCTCCTGAAATTCCAACGTCAGGAGCTGGAGGAGGCGGCTTGTCGTATCGGGGAAGAGGAGGCGTTGCAAGCCGAGCGACAGCGCTTGGGATCCTCCGGCCGTCTCGCAGAACTGACGTCCGAAGCACAGGAGCGCATTCAGGATGATGGCCACGGCGTATTACCAAATCTGGCTCTGGCGGAGCGTCTATTGGGTGAGCTGGCGAAGATCGACCCAGAAATGGCATCAACAGCACGACTCGCATCTGAGGCAAAAGTTCTCTTAAAGGAAGTTGCCGACTCGCTTCGCAGTTATGAGGAGCGGGTGGACGCCAATCCTGGACGGTTGAGTACCGTCGAGGATCGTCTGGCTGTCCTTCAAAAAGTGAAGAAGAAATATGGAGGAACCATCGAGACCGCTTTGAGGACTTACGAGCACGTAAAAGATGAGTTGGAACGGCTTTCACGCGGTGACGACCAACTGGTCGATTATGATCGCCTTATTCAGGAACAGTATGCGCAGGTTGCTGCCTTGGCAGAGAAGCTTTCTCACCAGCGGAAAGAAGCCGCCAAGCGGTTCACGAAGATGGTTGGTAAGGAGCTGGAAGCGCTGAAAATGGCCTCAGTGCGATTCGTCGTTCAAGTCCTGCAGAACGAGTCGGATGATGTGTATGGCCCAGACGGGTGTGATCGTGTCGAGTTTCTTTTGGCTGCGAATGCCGGCGAACCGTTGAAGGGGATGTCCCGCACTGCATCTGGTGGAGAACTTTCTCGGTTGATGCTGGCACTTAAATCGGTTTTGGCCAATGTTGATCATGTTCCCGTCCTCATTTTTGATGAGATCGATACGGGCGTTGGAGGAGCCGTTGCCGCGACCATCGGGAAGCGGTTACGGACATTGGGACGGTACCACCAAGTGTTGTGTATCACCCATCTCCCGCAGGTGGCATCTCAAGCACAGCATCATGTGTGCGTCGAAAAGTGTGAAGTAAAGGGACGGACCGTGACGACGGTGCGTTCTTTAAGCGGTGTCCATCGCGAGGGGGAAATTGCGCGGATGCTTGGGGGGGAGCGAGTAACGACAAAGACCAGGGCGACTGCCGCGGAGTTGATTGCCGGAGCTCAGGACTAGATTAGGCGGCAGGAGAGGCAGCCATCATGGGGAGCGATGCGGTCGATTGCTTCGCGACCTCGAGAAAAGTATCGAGGAGTTGCGGGTCGAAATGGGAACCGGAGCTGAGA
The nucleotide sequence above comes from Nitrospira sp.. Encoded proteins:
- the recN gene encoding DNA repair protein RecN codes for the protein MLTELRITNFAVIETLSLTLDSGFTVLTGETGAGKSLLIDAVMLLVGGRASSDQIRFGEDEAQLEASFDIPSSHPLRAQLRNQDILGPHDSTLVIRRVIARSGRNRVYLNGMLTPVHVLEEFAGTLIDIHGQHDQQSLLSSAAQLEVLDAFGQVRELREQYRAIHQGWIRSRQARTELATIIQQRAQQEDLLKFQRQELEEAACRIGEEEALQAERQRLGSSGRLAELTSEAQERIQDDGHGVLPNLALAERLLGELAKIDPEMASTARLASEAKVLLKEVADSLRSYEERVDANPGRLSTVEDRLAVLQKVKKKYGGTIETALRTYEHVKDELERLSRGDDQLVDYDRLIQEQYAQVAALAEKLSHQRKEAAKRFTKMVGKELEALKMASVRFVVQVLQNESDDVYGPDGCDRVEFLLAANAGEPLKGMSRTASGGELSRLMLALKSVLANVDHVPVLIFDEIDTGVGGAVAATIGKRLRTLGRYHQVLCITHLPQVASQAQHHVCVEKCEVKGRTVTTVRSLSGVHREGEIARMLGGERVTTKTRATAAELIAGAQD
- the trxA gene encoding thioredoxin — its product is MAGDALKVEDSTWDAEVMKASELVMVDFWAVWCGPCQMVAPIVDELANEYAGKLKVRKLNTDENPEVAGRYQVMSIPTILFFKNGQPVEKLVGARPKRQFKEMIDALLAQHAGTA